A part of Carettochelys insculpta isolate YL-2023 chromosome 1, ASM3395843v1, whole genome shotgun sequence genomic DNA contains:
- the EFCAB10 gene encoding EF-hand calcium-binding domain-containing protein 10, whose protein sequence is MAAGEQRGREYLERYKIPELLHNLSALLLYHRPERPREFLIHALERVNLAKVTDMDYPYLVDESNLDAMFEMLDITSQGYITLVQYKGALETLGLSTQNLAYEEDASITLEIFKKEVKKLLQESWAIYQS, encoded by the exons ATGGCGGCGGGCGAGCAGCGAGGTCGTGAGTACCTGGAGCGCTACAAGATCCCGGAACTGCTGCACAACCTGAGCGCGCTGCTGCTCTACCACCGGCCCG aaagacCAAGAGAGTTTTTAATACATGCACTGGAAAGAGTCAATCTTGCAAAAGTAACTGATATGGATTATCCTTATCTTGTGGATGAATCAAATCTGGATGCCATGTTTGAAATGCTGGATATCACAAGCCAAGGCTATATAACTTTAGTACAGTACAAAGGAG CTCTTGAAACCTTGGGGCTAAGTACTCAGAATTTGGCTTATGAAGAAGATGCATCTATCACTCTGGAAATATTCAAGAAAGAAGT gaAGAAGTTGTTGCAGGAAAGCTGGGCAATATATCAGTCTTAA